In a genomic window of Oncorhynchus keta strain PuntledgeMale-10-30-2019 chromosome 28, Oket_V2, whole genome shotgun sequence:
- the c1qtnf9 gene encoding LOW QUALITY PROTEIN: complement C1q and tumor necrosis factor-related protein 9A (The sequence of the model RefSeq protein was modified relative to this genomic sequence to represent the inferred CDS: deleted 2 bases in 1 codon; substituted 1 base at 1 genomic stop codon) encodes MMGVRLRVTLLLLLLAVRCIAHEKFKKNXCVCGYPGIPGDPGHNGMPGRDGRDGFRGDKGDRGEISITGRTVQSGPKEDKGSAGTAGLAGIKGKWGENGEKGPPGKMGPQGVSGHMGLKEIRLPERGIQGPLGPPGRPGPKGDLGPPGFKGNIGYDGEQGNQGETRDKGEKGDTSLIPKSAFSAGLTEYTKLPPENMPIRFDKVIYNRQNHYDAQTGRFTCALAGAYYFTYHITVFSRNVKVALVRNRLKDNYTSIIHIMDNYTSSEDQAAGGAVLHLEKGDKVWLQVVGGELFNGLFADEDDDTTFSGFLLFGAD; translated from the exons ATGATGGGGGTTAGACTCAGAGTCACTCTCTTGCTCCTCCTGCTGGCTGTGAGGTGCATAGCACATGAAAAATTCAAGAAGAACTGATGTGTTTGTGGATACCCAGGAATACCAGGAGACCCAGGCCACAACGGAATGCCAGGCCGAGATGGACGAGACGGGTTCAGAGGTGACAAGGGAGACCGAG GGGAAATCAGTATCACCGGACGAACAGTACAGAGTGGCCCCAAAGAAGACAAGGG ATCTGCAGGTACGGCTGGCCTGGCAGGAATAAAGGGAAAATGGGGTGAGAATGGAGAGAAGGGGCCACCGGGGAAGATGGGGCCCCAAGGAGTCTCAGGGCACATGGGTCTCAAGGAGATCAGGTTACCAGAGCGAGGCATCCAAGGGCCCTTGGGACCCCCAGGACGACCAGGTCCGAAGGGAGATCTCGGCCCCCCAGGGTTCAAAGGCAACATTGGTTACGATGGAGAGCAAGGGAATCAG GGCGAGACAAGGGacaagggggagaagggggacaCATCCCTCATCCCAAAAAGTGCGTTCTCAGCCGGTTTAACCGAATACACCAAACTCCCACCAGAGAACATGCCGATCAGGTTCGACAAGGTGATCTACAACAGGCAGAACCATTACGACGCACAGACCGGACGGTTCACCTGCGCTCTGGCTGGGGCCTACTACTTCACCTACCACATCACTGTGTTCTCCCGTAATGTAAAAGTAGCATTAGTGAGAAACAGGTTGAAGGATAACTACACGAGCA TTATCCACATTATGGATAACTACACGAGCAGTGAGGACCAGGCAGCAGGCGGGGCTGTCCTGCACCTGGAGAAGGGGGACAAAGTGTGGCTGCAGGTGGTTGGAGGAGAGCTCTTTAACGGGCTGTTtgctgatgaagatgatgataCAACCTTCTCTGGGTTCCTGCTCTTCGGTGCAGATTAG